From the genome of Palaemon carinicauda isolate YSFRI2023 chromosome 6, ASM3689809v2, whole genome shotgun sequence, one region includes:
- the LOC137643340 gene encoding uncharacterized protein, whose protein sequence is MLIIEVLARFPLYIRNRWKKYAVDVKRSQGEYPNFEGLVSFVEREVEEATDPVYGNIGAKMRDDNSKFRKNSTTSFLTGTFEHPPCLLRSQNHKLVHCDQFKNMKPSERVKLVRGKKLCENCLYSNHLTVYCRNPSVGSVAGCGKKHSKFLHTSLANNLQRNVENRSVVKASSTDVIAESQVFMLIVSVLVNKSHQTTALLDSASSSPFCSRDLIKSLGISGAVKTYKLKTMSKTNEDVSSMIVSMCVSLVDGRELINLNNFFVVDRIPVKSPSVNVSLFPHLKGLPGPLGGETVHILIGKDHAEALAPLEVRKGKRGEALAVRTILGCTLYGPAQVVNPVGRCIVSHFVSTKACVGSDIDVLWNIENDGISDNVSWSLEDREVIKLWDRECISVNGRSQFPIPWKSDVQVSNNYVMALSRLKATKRSLMKRSLFSQHDGEMQKLISKGYTEAVSTNVRILETKVWYLPHQAVESDKKLGKIRIVFDCSAKFDGEALNDKCLQGPILTNNLLYVLLRFHEHAYAVIADIAAMYYQVVIPKEDRDALHFI, encoded by the coding sequence ATGTTAATCATTGAAGTGCTTGCTCGCTTTCCTCTCTATATTCGTAATAGATGGAAGAAATATGCTGTTGATGTCAAGAGAAGCCAAGGAGAATATCCAAACTTCGAGGGCCTTGTGAGCTTCGTGGAGAGAGAAGTAGAGGAGGCTACGGATCCTGTGTACGGTAACATTGGTGCTAAAATGCGTGATGACAATTCAAAGTTCAGGAAGAATAGCACTACCTCATTTTTGACTGGGACCTTTGAGCATCCACCATGTTTGTTGCGTTCTCAGAACCACAAATTAGTGCACTGTGATCAGTTTAAGAATATGAAACCCTCAGAAAGAGTTAAACTTGTAAGAGGCAAAAAACTATGTGAAAATTGCTTGTATTCAAACCACTTAACTGTATATTGTAGGAATCCATCAGTTGGTAGTGTAGCAGGTTGTGGTAAAAAGCATTCCAAATTTCTTCATACTTCTCTAGCAAATAACCTTCAGAGGAATGTTGAAAATAGAAGTGTGGTCAAGGCCAGTAGCACAGATGTCATAGCCGAATCCCAAGTGTTTATGCTTATAGTGTCTGTTCTTGTAAATAAGTCTCACCAAACTACTGCCTTATTAGATAGTGCTTCTAGCAGCCCTTTCTGCTCTCGTGACTTGATCAAATCTTTGGGTATCAGTGGTGCAGTTAAGACATATAAGCTTAAAACAATGAGTAAGACTAATGAAGATGTCTCTTCTATGATTGTTAGCATGTGTGTTTCCTTGGTTGATGGTAGGGAATTAATTAACCTCAATAATTTTTTTGTTGTTGACAGAATTCCAGTCAAGTCGCCGTCAGTGAATGTTTCATTGTTTCCCCATCTGAAGGGTCTTCCTGGTCCTCTTGGTGGTGAAACTGTGCATATTCTGATCGGCAAAGATCATGCAGAGGCCCTGGCACCATTGGAGGTACGGAAGGGTAAGAGAGGTGAAGCCTTGGCGGTACGTACCATATTGGGTTGTACATTGTATGGTCCAGCCCAGGTTGTCAATCCAGTTGGTCGGTGTATAGTTTCCCATTTTGTAAGTACCAAAGCTTGTGTTGGCTCAGATATCGATGTGTTGTGGAATATTGAAAATGATGGTATTTCAGATAATGTTTCCTGGTCTTTGGAAGACAGGGAGGTTATAAAATTGTGGGATCGCGAATGTATATCGGTCAATGGACGGTCTCAATTTCCTATCCCTTGGAAGTCTGATGTTCAGGTCTCCAACAATTATGTAATGGCTCTGTCCAGGTTAAAAGCAACTAAAAGAAGTCTTATGAAGAGGAGTCTATTTTCTCAGCATGATGGTGAGATGCAGAAATTGATATCGAAGGGATATACAGAAGCTGTGTCTACAAATGTCCGAATCCTTGAGACTAAAGTGTGGTATTTGCCCCATCAGGCTGTAGAGTCCGACAAAAAACTAGGTAAGATTCGTATAGTTTTCGATTGTTCTGCCAAGTTCGATGGTGAAGCATTGAATGATAAGTGTCTCCAGGGGCCAATTTTGACTAACAATCTTTTGTATGTTCTTCTGAGATTCCATGAACATGCATATGCAGTAATTGCAGATATAGCGGCGATGTACTATCAGGTGGTCATACCGAAGGAGGATAGGGATGCTTTGCACTTCATTTAG